The following are encoded together in the Monodelphis domestica isolate mMonDom1 chromosome 5, mMonDom1.pri, whole genome shotgun sequence genome:
- the GCC1 gene encoding GRIP and coiled-coil domain-containing protein 1 → MEKFGMNFGGGPSKKDLLETIETQKKQLLQYQVRLKDVVRAYKSLLKEKEALEASLKVLSASQEADDAGLPAVQSPGLPLAESVDDRCSTHSEDSTGTATSLDTTASLTSTKGDLGMEEERLAIGLPPPKSEETSGSESGISSSSGDVPASGGGEIDKRLHQLKTQLATLTSSLATVTQEKSRMEASYQADKKKMKQDLEDASRKAEEEKSRLEGELKGLQEQMAETKARLITQQHDRAQEQSDHALMLRELQKLLQGERTLRQDIELQLEETREALAGQAYSANQVEGFELQIKQLTGEVEELKHELQALREEKNQPDPRLEELQEEAAHIKNHFQALLQQEMRKTALAEEQLLQYSKMEEQRVAALENQVSEVSELLGTYEKAKQKDQLAIQKLKDRLLQLDMENKTLALAASSRSPLDSHNEETSLDVNVLKDKMEKLRRLLQIAARKSQVSLNMEKLCDLDLLTNSDAADGEKATALYYQQELKQLKEEFERYKMRAQVVLKSKTTKDGNLAKELEDSQEQLAELKEKYISLRLSCEELERQHQQEAESWKQELAQLQQAHRQELEKSQLDFRDRTLKLEEELHKQRDRALAVLAEKDLELEQLRSVALCSGLQGHKASVSQGSTGDLSDSTPDSLTQALHLAASNEPTFFLYAEQLARKEVEITSLRKQKHKLEVEVHQLQDRLIVEGEQHREQVSALQSHIEKSIRDQSREGANLEYLKNIIYRFLTLSDSLGRQQTLTAILTILHFSPEEKQVIMKLPISSIWWPSGKR, encoded by the exons ATGGAGAAGTTTGGCATGAACTTCGGCGGGGGTCCTAGCAAGAAGGACCTGCTTGAGACCATAGAGACTCAGAAGAAGCAACTGCTCCAATACCAGGTCCGTCTCAAAGACGTCGTTCGGGCCTATAAGAGCCTGCTGAAGGAGAAAGAGGCCCTGGAGGCCAGTCTCAAGGTCCTTTCTGCGTCTCAGGAGGCTGATGATGCCGGCCTCCCTGCTGTCCAGTCCCCAGGCCTCCCCTTGGCAGAGTCTGTTGATGACCGGTGCTCCACTCACAGTGAGGACAGCACTGGCACTGCCACTAGTCTGGACACAACTGCCAGTCTGACCAGTACCAAAGGTGATCTCGGGATGGAAGAGGAGAGACTGGCTATTGGTCTACCACCTCCAAAGTCTGAGGAAACCAGTGGGTCAGAGAGCGGCATTAGTTCCAGTAGTGGAGATGTGCCAGCTAGCGGTGGGGGGGAGATCGACAAACGGTTACACCAGCTTAAGACTCAGTTGGCCACGCTGACCAGCTCTTTGGCCACTGTGACACAAGAGAAGTCCCGCATGGAAGCCTCATACCAGGCTGataaaaagaagatgaaacaAGATTTGGAGGATGCCAGCAGAAAGGCTGAGGAAGAAAAGAGCCGGCTTGAGGGGGAGCTAAAGGGGCTGCAGGAGCAGATGGCAGAAACTAAAGCCAGGTTGATCACACAGCAGCATGACAGAGCCCAAGAGCAGAGTGATCACGCTTTGATGCTGCGTGAGCTGCAGAAATTGCTACAAGGAGAGAGGACCTTAAGGCAGGATATTGAGCTACAGCTGGAAGAGACCCGGGAAGCCTTGGCTGGACAGGCCTATTCAGCTAACCAGGTGGAAGGATTCGAATTACAGATCAAACAGTTGACTGGTGAAGTGGAGGAACTGAAGCATGAGCTGCAGGCTCTTCGAGAGGAGAAGAATCAGCCAGACCCTAGGCTGGAGGAGCTTCAGGAAGAAGCTGCCCACATTAAAAACCATTTCCAGGCCCTTTTGCAGCAGGAAATGAGGAAG ACTGCTTTGGCAGAGGAGCAGCTTCTTCAATATTCTAAGATGGAGGAACAGAGGGTGGCTGCCCTAGAGAACCAAGTCTCAGAAGTGTCTGAATTGCTGGGCACCTATGAGAAAGCTAAGCAGAAAGACCAGCTGGCTATTCAAAAGTTAAAGGATCGCCTTTTACAGTTGGATATGGAGAATAAGACACTTGCTCTTGCAGCTTCTAGTCGTTCTCCCTTGGACAGCCACAATGAGGAAACCAGCCTGGATGTCAATGTCCTAAAGGataagatggagaaactgagaaggCTGCTACAGATTGCAGCCAGGAAGAGCCAGGTGTCTCTGAATATGGAAAAATTGTGTGATCTAGACTTGCTGACAAACTCAGATGCTGCTGATGGGGAAAAGGCTACTGCACTCTACTACCAACAAGAGCTAAAGCAGCTCAAAGAGGAGTTTGAAAGGTACAAAATGAGGGCCCAAGTTGTCCTCAAGAGCAAGACAACCAAAGATGGCAACCTAGCCAAGGAACTGGAGGACAGCCAGGAACAGCTTGCAGAGCTGAAGGAGAAATATATTTCCCTTCGACTGTCCTGTGAAGAGCTGGAACGGCAACACCAACAAGAGGCAGAGAGTTGGAAGCAGGAGTTGGCTCAGTTACAGCAGGCCCATCGACAGGAGCTGGAGAAAAGCCAGCTTGATTTCAGGGACAGGACACTGAAGCTTGAAGAAGAGCTACACAAACAGAGGGACCGTGCTCTAGCAGTGCTTGCTGAAAAGGACTTGGAACTAGAGCAGCTTCGTTCTGTGGCTTTGTGCTCTGGGCTGCAAGGACACAAGGCCTCAGTGAGCCAAGGAAGTACTGGAGATCTAAGTGACTCAACTCCAGACAGTTTGACCCAAGCTCTGCACTTGGCTGCATCAAATGAACCCACTTTCTTCTTGTATGCTGAACAGCTGGCTCGAAAGGAGGTTGAGATAACTTCCTTGAGGAAACAAAAGCATAAGCTTGAAGTGGAGGTACACCAACTTCAGGACAGGCTAATTGTGGAGGGTGAACAGCACCGAGAACAAGTCTCTGCTTTACAGAGCCACATTGAAAAAAGCATCAGAGACCAAAGCAGGGAGGGGGCCAATCTGGAGTACTTAAAAAACATAATCTACCGTTTCTTAACTCTTTCTGATTCTTTGGGTCGCCAGCAGACACTTACAGCTATATTGACTATCTTGCATTTCAGCCCAGAGGAGAAACAAGTGATTATGAAACTCCCAATTAGTAGTATCTGGTGGCCTTCTGGCAAGAGATAA
- the ARF5 gene encoding ADP-ribosylation factor 5 isoform X3, with protein MLRESVGLDAAGKTTILYKLKLGEIVTTIPTIGFNVETVEYKNICFTVWDVGGQDKIRPLWRHYFQNTQGLIFVVDSNDRERVQESADELQKMLQEDELREAVLLVFANKQDMPNAMPVSELTDKLGLQNLRSRTWYVQATCATQGTGLYDGLDWLSHELSKR; from the exons ATGCTAAGGGAATCTG TCGGCTTGGATGCCGCAGGCAAGACCACAATCCTCTACAAACTGAAGCTGGGAGAGATTGTCACCACCATCCCCACCATAG GCTTCAACGTGGAAACAGTGGAGTATAAGAACATTTGTTTCACCGTCTGGGATGTGGGAGGCCAGGACAAGATTCGGCCTCTCTGGAGACACTACTTCCAAAATACTCAG GGTCTTATCTTCGTAGTAGACAGCAATGATAGAGAAAGAGTCCAAGAATCTGCTGATGAGCTTCAGAAGATG CTCCAAGAGGATGAACTTCGAGAGGCCGTGCTGCTGGTATTTGCGAATAAGCAGGACATGCCCAATGCCATGCCTGTGAGCGAGCTGACTGACAAGTTGGGTTTGCAGAACTTGAGAAGCCGGACT TGGTATGTCCAAGCAACCTGTGCCACACAGGGTACAGGGCTGTATGATGGACTGGACTGGCTGTCCCATGAGCTGTCAAAGCGCTAG
- the ARF5 gene encoding ADP-ribosylation factor 5 isoform X2, with protein sequence MGLTVSALFSRIFGKKQMRILMVGLDAAGKTTILYKLKLGEIVTTIPTIGFNVETVEYKNICFTVWDVGGQDKIRPLWRHYFQNTQGLIFVVDSNDRERVQESADELQKMLQEDELREAVLLVFANKQDMPNAMPVSELTDKLGLQNLRSRTWYVQATCATQGTGLYDGLDWLSHELSKR encoded by the exons ATGGGCCTCACGGTGTCTGCGCTCTTCTCGCGGATCTTCGGGAAGAAGCAGATGCGGATCCTCATGG TCGGCTTGGATGCCGCAGGCAAGACCACAATCCTCTACAAACTGAAGCTGGGAGAGATTGTCACCACCATCCCCACCATAG GCTTCAACGTGGAAACAGTGGAGTATAAGAACATTTGTTTCACCGTCTGGGATGTGGGAGGCCAGGACAAGATTCGGCCTCTCTGGAGACACTACTTCCAAAATACTCAG GGTCTTATCTTCGTAGTAGACAGCAATGATAGAGAAAGAGTCCAAGAATCTGCTGATGAGCTTCAGAAGATG CTCCAAGAGGATGAACTTCGAGAGGCCGTGCTGCTGGTATTTGCGAATAAGCAGGACATGCCCAATGCCATGCCTGTGAGCGAGCTGACTGACAAGTTGGGTTTGCAGAACTTGAGAAGCCGGACT TGGTATGTCCAAGCAACCTGTGCCACACAGGGTACAGGGCTGTATGATGGACTGGACTGGCTGTCCCATGAGCTGTCAAAGCGCTAG
- the ARF5 gene encoding ADP-ribosylation factor 5 isoform X1 produces MACRPTGPALQPPPLCSSSSNPSLPAPRPWNLLACAELIHRPPAHPHASRLGCRRQDHNPLQTEAGRDCHHHPHHRLPPLFPFLTGFNVETVEYKNICFTVWDVGGQDKIRPLWRHYFQNTQGLIFVVDSNDRERVQESADELQKMLQEDELREAVLLVFANKQDMPNAMPVSELTDKLGLQNLRSRTWYVQATCATQGTGLYDGLDWLSHELSKR; encoded by the exons ATGGCCTGCCGCCCAACTGGCCCTGCCCTGCAGCCTCCTCCGCTttgcagcagcagcagtaacCCAAGCCTGCCGGCGCCCAGGCCCTGGAACCTGCTGGCCTGTGCAGAGTTAATCCACAGGCCGCCTGCCCACCCCCACGCGAG TCGGCTTGGATGCCGCAGGCAAGACCACAATCCTCTACAAACTGAAGCTGGGAGAGATTGTCACCACCATCCCCACCATAG gcttcccccccttttccctttcctcacaGGCTTCAACGTGGAAACAGTGGAGTATAAGAACATTTGTTTCACCGTCTGGGATGTGGGAGGCCAGGACAAGATTCGGCCTCTCTGGAGACACTACTTCCAAAATACTCAG GGTCTTATCTTCGTAGTAGACAGCAATGATAGAGAAAGAGTCCAAGAATCTGCTGATGAGCTTCAGAAGATG CTCCAAGAGGATGAACTTCGAGAGGCCGTGCTGCTGGTATTTGCGAATAAGCAGGACATGCCCAATGCCATGCCTGTGAGCGAGCTGACTGACAAGTTGGGTTTGCAGAACTTGAGAAGCCGGACT TGGTATGTCCAAGCAACCTGTGCCACACAGGGTACAGGGCTGTATGATGGACTGGACTGGCTGTCCCATGAGCTGTCAAAGCGCTAG